In the genome of Triticum urartu cultivar G1812 chromosome 5, Tu2.1, whole genome shotgun sequence, one region contains:
- the LOC125555758 gene encoding stress-induced protein SAM22-like: MVAGCFITDECALAVSTERMWKAVFSGEDTAVLPKACAGFIDAVDVEGDGGPGSVSTMTLSPAAAELAGSGVMRSRLVARDNAARVIKTELLEGSKVSAQLKSQVAEVKLEAAGEGACVAKLRVEYERLDGGGALSAEDQATLAAGYLDLLKMVEAYLVAHPAEYA, translated from the coding sequence ATGGTCGCCGGCTGTTTCATCACCGACGAGTGCGCCCTGGCGGTGTCGACGGAGCGGATGTGGAAGGCGGTCTTCTCCGGCGAGGACACGGCCGTCCTGCCCAAGGCCTGCGCGGGCTTCATCGACGCCGTGGACGTCGAGGGCGACGGCGGACCCGGCAGCGTCTCCACCATGACGCTCAGCCCGGCGGCAGCGGAGCTCGCCGGCTCGGGCGTGATGAGGAGCCGCCTGGTGGCGCGCGACAACGCGGCCCGGGTGATCAAGACGGAGCTGCTGGAGGGCAGCAAGGTGAGCGCCCAGCTCAAGTCGCAGGTGGCCGAGGTGAAGCTCGAGGCGGCCGGGGAGGGTGCTTGCGTGGCGAAGCTCAGGGTGGAGTACGAGAggctcgacggcggcggcgcgctgTCGGCGGAGGACCAGGCGACGCTCGCCGCGGGGTACCTCGACCTGCTCAAGATGGTCGAGGCTTACCTCGTCGCGCACCCCGCCGAGTACGCCTAA